The genome window CTCCGAAGTCGACCTCGGCCTCCATACCGGGCTGGTGGGTCTGCGGCACGAACGCCTCCACCGGCGCCTTGCCCGACTCAACCAGGATCTGCGGCTTCCGGTCGGCAACATAGCGCCGAACCATCGGATAGGAGACCTCGGCACCGTGCTCCTCGACCAGCCGGTGGAAGATCCGGGTCACCGTATGCCGCTGCTTGCGCGGCGCATCCAGATCCTCCCGCAAGATCGCATCGATCACCGGCTTGTACGGATCCAGAGCCGACGGCCGGGGCGGCAGCGACTTCCGCGGCTCCGGCCACGCTGCATCCACCGCCTTGCGCACCGTCCGCCACGTCACCCCGTAGGCACGTTGCAGCGCCCGCATCGACATCCCGGCACGATGGTCACGCCGGATCGCCGCGTACAGCTCGACCTTGGACATCTTCGGCATGACCAGGACCTTCCACCCGGGGTAAGACCCGATCTTGTCCTGGCAAGCCCACCACTGACATCAAATCTCGTGAACACCACCCGACCGTGAAACCGGGTGACTCCCAAACTCGTGCACAACCGACGTCACGGCTCGCGAACAAAGCCAGACGAGGTGCAACGCAACTTCGACGGCGCGCCCCACGCGTTCGCCCCCACCGCGCGGGCTCTGGGCGACTGGAACGGCAAGACCTACGGTCTGCCGTTCGTCTTCTCCACGCCGACGCTCTACCTCAACGAGGGCCTGTTCGCCGCCGCCGGGCTCGACCCGGCCAAGCCGCCGTCGACCTGGGCCGAGGTGGCACGGGCGGCGCAGGCGATCAAGGACAGCACCGGCAAGGACGGCGCCTACGTCGACTGCCTGACCAAGGCCGCCAAGGACTGGTGCTTCCAGGCGCTGGTGCGCTCCAACGGCGGCCGGGTGATCTCCGAGGACCGCCGGTCCCTGACCTTCGCCGAGGCTCCCGCGGTCGAGGTCGTGCAGAGCATGCAGGGCATGGTCCGCACCGGCGCCATGCCCAACCGCACCCAGATGCAGGCGGTGGACGCGTTCGCCCGCGGCGAGCTCGGCATGATCCTCGAGTCCAGTGCGATGCAGGGGAACTTCCTCAAGGGAGCCAACGGCAAGTGGCGGCTGGGCGCGGCCCCGATGCCCGGGTTCGACGGCAAACCGACGGTGTCGACCAACTCGGGTGCGGCGCTGTTCGTGTTCTCACGGTCCCCGGAGAAGCAGCGCGCCGGCTGGGAGCTGATGAAGTTCCTGAGCAGCGAGCAGGCCTACACCAGGATCGCGAGCAAGATCGGCTACCTGCCGTTGCGCACGGGGTTGGTCGAGGACCCGAACGGGCTGCGGAGCTGGGCCGAGAAGAACCCCTACCTGAAGCCGAACCTCGAGCAGCTGGCCCACCTGGAGCCGTGGGTGTCCATGCCCGGCCCCAGCTACCTGCAGATCCGCGACGGCATGATGGAGGCGGTCGAGAGCTCGGTGTTCCAGGGCGCGGATCCGGCGGCGACGCTGCGCGCCAAGCAGGGCGAGGTGTCCGCGCTGCTGCCGGGCGGTGGCCGGTGATCCGTCCCGATCTCACGCTGGTCCAGCTCAGCGACACCCACCTGCGGCCGTCGGACGGCCTGATGCACGGCGTCGTCGACACCGCGGCGAACCTGACCGCGGCGGTGGCGATGGTCGAGAGCTCCGGAACCGATGTGGCGGCGCTGCTGCTCACCGGCGATCTGGCCGACAACGGTGACCCGGCCGCCTACCGGCAGCTCCGCGGCATCGTCGAGCCGGCCGCGCGCCGCCTCGGCGCCGAAGTCGTCTACGCGATGGGCAACCACGACGACCGCGGGGCGTTCCGAGCCGAGCTGTTCGACGCGCAGCCGGAGACCCGCACCTGCGACTCGGTGGTCACCGTGGACGGCCTGCGGGTGGTGACGCTGGACAGCAGCGAGCCCGGCAGGCACGAAGGTCACCTGTCGGAGGCGCAACTGGAGTGGCTGGGCGACGTGCTGGCCACCGCCGCGCCGCGCGGCACCGTCCTGGTCAGCCACCACCCGCCACTGCCTTCGCCGGTGCCGACCGTGCACCTGCTCCGGCTGCGCGGAGCGGAGCGGCTGGCGGAGGTGGTCGGGGGAACCGACGTGCGGCTGATCGTGAGCGGGCATGCCCATCACACGGGGTGCGGCGTGCTGGCCGGGATCCCGGTGTGGGTCGGCCCGGCCCTGGCCTACGGCGTGGCCGCGGTCCCGCCCCGGGGCCGGCTGCGCGCTCGCGCGGACGCCGGATTCAGCCGGATCGACGTCTTCGGCGACCACGTCGTGGCGACCGCGGTCCCGTTGTCCACCGCCGAGCAGGTGTACGACGTGGACGCGGTCGAGCGGATGCGGCTGGTGCACGAGGTGGTGGGAGCACGGTGACCGGGTCCTTCGTGGAGGTCCCGCTCCCGAGCCGGGCGGGCGCGGTCGCCGCGCCCGCCGCGCGCCGGTCGGTGTGGAGCAGGGTGCGGCGGATCGCGCCGCCCTACCTCTACCTCGTTCCCGCCGTCGTGCTGCTCGTGGTGTGGACCTACCGGCCGCTGACGCAGACCTTCTACCTGTCGTTGCATTCCTGGAACCTGGTGCCGACCTCGCCCATGCGGGAGGCCGGGTTCGGCAACTACGTCCGCCTGCTGACCACGCCGGAGCTGGGCGAGTCGGTGCTGCGCACGTTCGTGGTGATCGCCGGGATGCTCCCGTTCACCGTGCTGATCCCGGTGGTCGTCGGCCTGCTGACCCGCCGGGTGCGCGGCCGGGCGGCGGCCGTCTACCGGGCCCTGGTGTTCGCGCCGATGCTCGTCGCACCGGTCGCCGGGGCCGCGGTCTGGCAGTGGCTGCTCGACCCGGCGTCCGGGGTGGTCAACCGGCTGCTCGGCACCGAGCTCAACTGGATCAACACCACTGGGACGGCCCAGCTGGTGATCATCGTGATCACCGGGTGGCACCTGGTCGGCTTCGCCACGCTCGTCGTCTCGGCGGGACTGGCCGGCATCAACCCCGACTACGCCGCGGCGGCCCAGGTCGACGGGGCGTCGCGAGGGCAGATCAGGCGGTGGGTCACGCTGCCGTTGCTCTCGCCGACGCTGGCGTTCCTGATCCTGATGACGGTCTTGCTGTCGGCGCAGTGGACCTTCCCGCTGATCGACACCCTCACCCAGGGCGGCCCGGTCGGCTCCACCACCAACGTCTACTACCTGCTGTGGGAGTACGGGTTCCGCAGCCACGACGCCGGATTGGCCGCTGCCGCCGGGGTCATCTTCTTCCTGGGTTTCATCCTGCTCGCCGCGTTGCTGGCGGGCCTGGCGGATCGGTTGAGCCATCATGACGACTGAGCGCGGTGGGCATGACGAGCCGGTCGGTGCGCGCGGTCCCGCCCGGCGGATCGCGGGACACGTCGTCCTGGGAGTGCTCGGGCTCTTCTGCGCCTTCCCGATCTACTGGCTTTACGCCACGTCGTTGCGGGCGCCAGGAGACGTCTTCGAGCTGTCGGTGCTGCCGTGGCCGCTGTCCACCGGCAACTACACCGACGCGCTGGGCAAGATCGACCTCGCGGGGATGCTGCTCAACACGGGCATCGTGGCGGTGCTCAGCGCGGCGGGGCAGTTGCTGGTCGCACTGCTGGCCGCCTACGCCTTCGCCGCGTGGTCGTTCCGGTTCTCGCGGTTGCTGCACCTGATGTTCGTGGGCACCTGGCTGGTGCCGTTCCAGGTGACGATGCTGCCCAACTACGTGCTGCTGTCCCGGCTCGGCCTGCTGGAGACGCTGGCCGGCGTGATCATCCCGACGCTGTGCTCGGCGATGGGCGTGCTCTTGCTGCGCGAGCACCTCAAGGGCTTCCCCAAGGAGCTGCTCGACGCGGCCAGGATGGACGGCCGGTCGTCGTGGAGCACGTTGTGGACGGTCGTGGTGCCCGCGCTTCGCCCGGTGCTGGCGGCGTTGGGCATCCTGCTGGCGATCACGGCGTGGAACGAGTACTTCTGGCCGGCCATGGTGCTGCAACGCAGCAACGCGGTGGTGCAGCTGGGACTGCGCAGTTTCCTCGGCACGGAGGGGAACGAGTGGGGTCCGCTGATGGCGACCGCGGGACTGACGTGCCTGCCGGTGTTCGTGCTCTACCTGGTGCTGCAACGGCACATCGTGAACGCGTTCGTCCGGTCGGGTCTGAAGTGAGGGGCCCTCACTCCTCGACGTGGTCGGGAAGGCATTCCAGGAACGCGTCCACGAGCGGGCCGTGCTCGGTGGCCCAGACCGCGTGGAGGTCGAGGATGGGCACCGGGTCGACCAGCGGGACGGCGGCGGTGCGAGGGCCGGGGAAGCGGCTGTCGGTCAGACGGCCGCGCAGGGCCGACGCGAAGCCGACCACGGGCTTGACCGCGGCGAGGATCGCCGTCGCACCCGGGTCGTCGACCTCTTCGGCGACGTTGAGCCGGATCCCGCTGGTCTGCGCGGCGGAGAAGATCGTGTCGTACATCGCCGAGGACTGCGCCCGGCTGAACAGCACGCAGGGCTCGCCCGCGAGCTCGCCGAACGGCAGCCGGTCCAGACCGGCCCACCGGTGTCCCTGGCCGACCACCGCGACCAGCGGCACGCGCAGCAGCAGCCTGCTGGAGAGGTCGGTGGCGGCGCCCCTGCCGTAGACCATCG of Saccharopolyspora erythraea contains these proteins:
- a CDS encoding ABC transporter substrate-binding protein, whose amino-acid sequence is MQRNFDGAPHAFAPTARALGDWNGKTYGLPFVFSTPTLYLNEGLFAAAGLDPAKPPSTWAEVARAAQAIKDSTGKDGAYVDCLTKAAKDWCFQALVRSNGGRVISEDRRSLTFAEAPAVEVVQSMQGMVRTGAMPNRTQMQAVDAFARGELGMILESSAMQGNFLKGANGKWRLGAAPMPGFDGKPTVSTNSGAALFVFSRSPEKQRAGWELMKFLSSEQAYTRIASKIGYLPLRTGLVEDPNGLRSWAEKNPYLKPNLEQLAHLEPWVSMPGPSYLQIRDGMMEAVESSVFQGADPAATLRAKQGEVSALLPGGGR
- a CDS encoding metallophosphoesterase, which encodes MIRPDLTLVQLSDTHLRPSDGLMHGVVDTAANLTAAVAMVESSGTDVAALLLTGDLADNGDPAAYRQLRGIVEPAARRLGAEVVYAMGNHDDRGAFRAELFDAQPETRTCDSVVTVDGLRVVTLDSSEPGRHEGHLSEAQLEWLGDVLATAAPRGTVLVSHHPPLPSPVPTVHLLRLRGAERLAEVVGGTDVRLIVSGHAHHTGCGVLAGIPVWVGPALAYGVAAVPPRGRLRARADAGFSRIDVFGDHVVATAVPLSTAEQVYDVDAVERMRLVHEVVGAR
- a CDS encoding carbohydrate ABC transporter permease, encoding MTGSFVEVPLPSRAGAVAAPAARRSVWSRVRRIAPPYLYLVPAVVLLVVWTYRPLTQTFYLSLHSWNLVPTSPMREAGFGNYVRLLTTPELGESVLRTFVVIAGMLPFTVLIPVVVGLLTRRVRGRAAAVYRALVFAPMLVAPVAGAAVWQWLLDPASGVVNRLLGTELNWINTTGTAQLVIIVITGWHLVGFATLVVSAGLAGINPDYAAAAQVDGASRGQIRRWVTLPLLSPTLAFLILMTVLLSAQWTFPLIDTLTQGGPVGSTTNVYYLLWEYGFRSHDAGLAAAAGVIFFLGFILLAALLAGLADRLSHHDD
- a CDS encoding carbohydrate ABC transporter permease, which translates into the protein MTTERGGHDEPVGARGPARRIAGHVVLGVLGLFCAFPIYWLYATSLRAPGDVFELSVLPWPLSTGNYTDALGKIDLAGMLLNTGIVAVLSAAGQLLVALLAAYAFAAWSFRFSRLLHLMFVGTWLVPFQVTMLPNYVLLSRLGLLETLAGVIIPTLCSAMGVLLLREHLKGFPKELLDAARMDGRSSWSTLWTVVVPALRPVLAALGILLAITAWNEYFWPAMVLQRSNAVVQLGLRSFLGTEGNEWGPLMATAGLTCLPVFVLYLVLQRHIVNAFVRSGLK
- a CDS encoding LysR family transcriptional regulator, coding for MELRHLVSFLAIAEELHFGRAASRLHLAQPSLSQHLQRLERSVGVTLVARSSHEVRLTPAGETFLDLARDIVARADRAAQAARAAAAGRSGTVRVGYNFPAGQRILPATLAALNRRHPAVDVSMVELRTGPQLAALADGRLDVAMVYGRGAATDLSSRLLLRVPLVAVVGQGHRWAGLDRLPFGELAGEPCVLFSRAQSSAMYDTIFSAAQTSGIRLNVAEEVDDPGATAILAAVKPVVGFASALRGRLTDSRFPGPRTAAVPLVDPVPILDLHAVWATEHGPLVDAFLECLPDHVEE